One Glycine soja cultivar W05 chromosome 2, ASM419377v2, whole genome shotgun sequence genomic region harbors:
- the LOC114375362 gene encoding uncharacterized protein LOC114375362, with protein sequence MVDQPKFHVALTITNVKSLIPIMLDAEHGMYHSWAALFKVLVKVHDLHHHIISPTEAQEVAAYAASKAADPALCKRLDAADNKASRATHLEEKLADLNFDNFLSIDSYCNHIKSLADQLANVDAPLTNSRLVLKLTAGLPEAYAGMLAERTIKNRLAKEGNSGNRSQAALLTSTDSHHGTDNNTSASSTSSR encoded by the exons ATGGTCGATCAACCCAAATTCCATGTTGCTTTGACTATCACCAATGTTAAGTCCCTCATTCCCATAATGTTGGATGCGGAGCATGGCATGTATCACTCTTGGGCGGCTTTATTCAAGGTCCTTGTTAAGGTTCATGATTTACATCACCACATCATCTCTCCTACGGAGGCACAAGAGGTAGCTGCTTATGCCGCATCCAAAGCCGCAGACCCTGCTCTATGTAAGCGTCTCGATGCCGCG GACAACAAGGCTTCTCGGGCTACTCATCTTGAAGAGAAACTTGCGGACCTTAATTTCGATAATTTTTTGTCGATTGATAGCTATTGTAATCACATCAAGTCGTTGGCTGATCAACTTGCCAATGTTGATGCCCCTCTCACCAACAGCAGATTAGTTCTCAAACTCACGGCAGGGCTACCTGAGGCCTATGCCGGGATG CTTGCGGAGCGGACCATTAAAAACCGCTTGGCAAAGGAAGGCAACTCCGGCAACCGCTCTCAAGCCGCTCTCCTTACAAGCACCGACAGCCACCACGGCACGGACAACAACACCTCCGCATCCTCTACTTCATCTCGTTAG